The Spirosoma foliorum genome has a window encoding:
- a CDS encoding 7TM-DISM domain-containing protein gives MLIGPAYRYPEAWVYLPLVNPSNQRRQLMVDLDHNRCDTLDAFVLAGHPRKLTHLGKLFRRVPLEQRAIPIRAFALPFTLLPHDRAGLFLRSRRTTGIHELAITVSTQRQFIIKHDQEELTRLFALSSAFFFMFTVLALGLIFKHRLLVYFGVYLFPVLLGQLNYTYFFDAVSFPSWLGLNNKHQC, from the coding sequence GTGCTAATCGGGCCCGCTTACCGGTATCCGGAAGCCTGGGTCTATTTGCCACTCGTGAATCCATCTAATCAGCGCCGACAACTGATGGTCGATCTGGATCATAACCGCTGTGATACCCTGGACGCGTTTGTGCTAGCTGGCCACCCCCGTAAATTGACCCATCTGGGAAAATTGTTTCGTCGGGTACCACTCGAGCAGCGAGCTATTCCGATCCGAGCGTTTGCCTTGCCGTTCACGCTGCTCCCACACGATCGTGCAGGGCTATTCTTACGTAGTCGACGCACGACGGGTATCCATGAATTAGCCATTACAGTGTCGACTCAACGCCAGTTTATCATTAAGCATGACCAGGAAGAACTCACCCGGCTGTTTGCGCTATCGAGTGCGTTCTTTTTTATGTTTACGGTATTGGCACTCGGGCTGATTTTCAAGCACCGGCTGCTCGTTTATTTTGGTGTTTATTTATTTCCCGTTCTGTTAGGACAGCTGAATTATACTTATTTCTTCGATGCCGTCAGCTTTCCGTCGTGGCTGGGTCTGAACAACAAACATCAATGCTAA
- a CDS encoding SDR family oxidoreductase, translating into MSKTIFITGASSGLGKATATLFQQKGWHVIATMRKPEQAVELSQLDNVTILPLDVTDTEQIKKTVSKAIATGNIDVVFNNAGYGLSGPLEATSEEQLTRQINTNLLGVIRVTQAFIPYFREKGSGLFITTTSVGGLVGFPFSSLYHATKWGLEGWSESMAYELKSINVGIKVIEPGAIQTDFIGRSYDKAYHPAYDELFNRFFSNVDQVTFAPAETIAEVVYEAATDGKDQLRYLIGEEARALYNQRLQLGDEGFRRFMESAFLGN; encoded by the coding sequence ATGAGCAAAACAATTTTCATCACCGGAGCCTCGTCGGGTTTAGGGAAGGCCACCGCTACCTTATTTCAACAAAAAGGCTGGCACGTCATAGCAACTATGCGTAAGCCTGAGCAGGCAGTTGAATTGAGTCAGCTGGATAACGTAACGATTTTACCGCTGGACGTCACTGACACTGAGCAGATTAAGAAAACCGTCAGTAAGGCCATTGCGACTGGCAATATAGATGTCGTTTTTAACAATGCCGGGTATGGCCTGTCAGGCCCGTTGGAGGCCACTTCGGAAGAACAGTTGACCCGTCAGATTAATACCAATCTGTTAGGCGTCATCCGGGTTACGCAGGCATTTATTCCCTATTTCAGGGAGAAAGGCAGCGGGCTTTTTATTACGACAACCTCAGTGGGCGGGTTGGTTGGCTTTCCGTTTTCATCGTTATACCATGCCACCAAATGGGGGCTGGAAGGATGGAGTGAAAGTATGGCTTATGAACTGAAAAGCATTAATGTTGGGATCAAAGTGATAGAACCAGGGGCTATCCAGACTGATTTTATTGGTCGATCGTACGATAAAGCCTATCATCCTGCCTACGACGAGCTGTTTAATCGCTTTTTCTCGAACGTCGATCAGGTTACCTTTGCCCCGGCCGAAACAATAGCCGAAGTTGTTTATGAAGCCGCCACCGATGGGAAAGATCAATTGCGTTATTTGATAGGAGAGGAGGCCAGGGCCCTTTATAACCAGCGCCTGCAACTCGGTGATGAAGGGTTCAGACGCTTTATGGAATCCGCTTTTTTAGGGAATTAA
- a CDS encoding helix-turn-helix domain-containing protein, with the protein MKHPSNTPLKISSPVELHQLMDLPGPLHPLVSLFDNTLAIVNKATLPQSFMFDFYTISYKKKLKGRTGYGQHYYDFDDGTMVFTAPGQLISTDGDHDYFGISLLFHPDYIRNYPLGRRIKQFGFFSYESNEALHLSDKEKNTLLTVFKNINDELQHSLDDFSQDIVVSLIETLLNYSNRFYGRQFITRKTVNHDLLYRIEKLLDEYFGSEQGLTTGLPTVDYLAFHINVSPRYLSDMLRALIGQNAQQYIHEKMIEKAKEYLTGTNMTVGEIAYRLGFDYPQSFSKLFRRKTNLTPIAFKHQFHKN; encoded by the coding sequence ATGAAACATCCATCGAATACCCCCCTTAAAATCAGTTCACCGGTCGAATTGCACCAATTAATGGATTTACCAGGGCCCTTACATCCCCTGGTAAGTCTGTTCGATAATACGCTGGCTATCGTGAATAAAGCTACGCTGCCCCAGTCGTTCATGTTTGATTTCTACACCATTTCGTACAAGAAAAAGCTGAAAGGGAGAACAGGCTATGGCCAGCATTACTACGACTTCGACGATGGGACAATGGTATTCACCGCGCCTGGACAATTGATTTCGACCGATGGCGATCACGACTATTTTGGCATCTCCCTGCTTTTTCATCCTGATTATATCCGGAATTACCCCCTGGGCAGGCGCATAAAACAATTTGGCTTCTTTTCGTATGAAAGTAATGAGGCTTTGCATCTTTCAGACAAGGAAAAGAATACCCTATTGACGGTTTTCAAAAATATAAACGATGAACTACAGCACAGTCTTGATGATTTTAGCCAGGACATTGTTGTTTCGCTGATTGAGACCCTACTCAATTATAGTAATCGTTTTTACGGAAGGCAGTTCATTACACGCAAAACGGTCAATCACGATCTGTTGTACCGAATAGAAAAACTGCTGGATGAATATTTCGGTAGCGAACAAGGTTTAACAACCGGCCTGCCAACTGTCGATTATTTGGCTTTTCATATTAATGTATCCCCCCGTTACCTGAGCGATATGCTCCGCGCCCTTATCGGGCAAAATGCACAGCAGTACATTCATGAAAAAATGATTGAAAAAGCAAAGGAATACCTGACTGGAACAAATATGACAGTGGGCGAAATCGCCTATCGGTTAGGATTTGACTACCCACAGTCGTTTAGTAAACTGTTTAGACGAAAGACAAATTTAACGCCCATTGCATTTAAGCATCAGTTTCATAAGAATTGA
- a CDS encoding DDE-type integrase/transposase/recombinase, with product MLLIKKRLRIKTTDSDHDLEKYPNQVKELKPERPNQLWVSDLSYIRVGVGFAYLSVIMDAYSRKIVGWSFHKTLEAKRPVAALEMALKTRSQTDEPLIHHRTGDPVGSGQTASAVFNIARESMWIDCAKRGLPLVRLSQVRRPKRKCFSRTGFSDFKGGVSSRGIPTFNMAETAIEQAIVAYNSLRLHGSLGYKTAPAARA from the coding sequence TTGCTACTAATTAAGAAACGGTTAAGAATTAAAACGACCGATTCTGATCATGACTTAGAGAAGTATCCCAACCAAGTTAAAGAGCTCAAACCCGAAAGGCCAAATCAGCTCTGGGTAAGCGATCTAAGTTATATTCGAGTGGGAGTTGGCTTTGCCTATTTATCGGTGATTATGGATGCCTACTCACGTAAAATTGTTGGCTGGTCGTTTCACAAAACGTTAGAAGCCAAAAGGCCCGTAGCGGCTCTGGAGATGGCCTTAAAAACGCGTAGCCAAACCGATGAACCGCTTATTCACCACCGCACGGGCGACCCCGTCGGATCGGGCCAGACGGCCAGTGCCGTGTTCAATATTGCTCGGGAGTCTATGTGGATCGATTGCGCCAAGCGAGGATTACCATTAGTACGACTGAGTCAAGTCAGGCGACCCAAACGAAAATGCTTTAGCAGAACGGGCTTTTCGGACTTTAAAGGAGGAGTTTCATCTAGGGGGATCCCTACTTTTAACATGGCTGAAACGGCTATCGAGCAGGCTATTGTTGCCTACAATTCGTTACGGCTACATGGGTCTTTAGGCTATAAAACCGCACCGGCGGCCCGGGCCTAA
- a CDS encoding response regulator produces the protein MQSAQSSQYFAILVVDDEPPIYELLVRASEKEFPEARFTNTRSVQETVTYLDRQSDQSPQLILLDIDLRESADGLSLLPELRARFKGRVPIIMLSYLDEEDKIEQAYELGAVAYTQKPEDMQGWHEYVIMLRRYWRDSARLPKI, from the coding sequence ATGCAGTCAGCACAATCTAGTCAGTACTTCGCTATTTTAGTGGTGGATGATGAACCGCCCATTTATGAACTTCTGGTTAGAGCTTCGGAAAAGGAGTTTCCCGAAGCTCGGTTTACCAATACTCGATCCGTTCAAGAAACGGTTACGTATCTGGATAGGCAATCCGATCAATCTCCTCAACTCATTCTTTTAGACATCGACCTGCGTGAATCAGCCGATGGGTTAAGCTTATTGCCTGAATTACGGGCGCGTTTCAAAGGTCGAGTGCCAATCATCATGCTGAGTTACCTGGATGAAGAAGATAAAATTGAACAAGCCTATGAACTGGGCGCTGTGGCTTATACGCAAAAACCAGAGGACATGCAGGGCTGGCATGAGTATGTAATCATGTTACGTCGGTATTGGCGTGATTCAGCTCGTCTGCCGAAAATATAA